The Synergistes jonesii genomic sequence GTCGCTATTCACGGACGGGAGCGACGCGCTCCTTGCGCTCGTCGGAGTCTGCGCGGTGCTCGGGCACAACTTCCCGGTGTGGCTTGGCTTTAAAGGCGGCAAGGGCGTCGCGACGACATTCGGCGTGATAGCCTTCTATGATTTCTTCATGCCGCTTCCGGCCCTGCTCGGCGGCGCGGTATGGTATGTCGTGATGAAGACGACGAGGTACGTCTCTGTCGCGTCGATAGCGGGGCTCTTCGCCTCCGCCGTTTTCACCGCCTGCTTCGGAATGCCGCGCCCTTATACGCTCGCGTCTTTCGCGCTCGCGCTCTTGTCGGCGTGGCGGCACCGCGCGAACATTGCGCGCCTGCGCGAGGGAACTGAAGCAAAAGTAAAATCTTAGGGTACCGCGTCGCGGAAATAAAAATTTATTGTTTTCTTCCGCGCGCAATGATAAGATAAAAAAGCAGACGGCGGCATCACGTTTATCCGGCAGACGGATGGGGGAATATTTATGGCGTTTCTGGATCTGGAAAAAATGTTATCTAAAGGTATAAGCCGCGCGGTGGAGCAGGCGATAAAAAACAAAGTTCTCGAAGCCGTGATGCCGAAGCGACAGAAGGGCTCTGTAAGAAAGCGTGTCGCAGAGGACGAATATATGCGCGAAGCGCGCGCGGCCGAAAATCGCCTCGAGGAAGAATATCGCCCCGCCAAGCGGAAGGGCGCCGAACGCGGAAGCGAGGCGGCCCCGTCCTCCAAAAGCGTGAAGCTTTGCCAGAAGTGCGGCACGCTCTCGCCAAAAAAAATGAAATTCTGCCCGGAATGCGGCACACGCCTTCCCGACGAAACGCTTTACGAGCAGAACGTCGCGGCGCGTCCAAGCTGCCCGCTATGCGGCGCCTTCGTCGAGCCCGGCACAAAGTTCTGTCCCGAATGCGGCGCGGAGATACTGCGCGCGAAAAACGGCGAAGCCGCGGCGGTGCCTGGATGGCCGCCTAAATATGCCGTCTTCCCCAAGTGGAGCTTAGGCGGAAGAGTCGAGTGTGAGGAGCTTAGCGACGGGCTTCACGTGACGCTTGAGCCTGCCGGCTATGATGAATTCGAAGCCTATCGTTATTCGGCGCTCGACGCCGGCTTTCGTCCGAAGGTCAGGGAGGGCGTCGGAGAGTGCCTTTGGCGCGTCTCAGACGGCCGCAGATACGAGATATGCGGGAGCTGCGACGAAAAGGCGGGAAATGTCTCGCTGCTCTTTTCGATATCGGAATAAATTTTTAGCTTAGCGGCAGGAGGGCCGTCGGTGCGTTTATCGTGCCTGCGCCCCTTAAATTATCGCCGAAAAAGTCCATGAATGCGGCGATAGTCTGTGAAAGTCCATAATATATGGAGCAAAATGTACAAGGAGATGGAACGATGTGGCTGTTTAAGAAATTTGTCGGCAATACGAGAAAGCCGGAAGGATTTCTGGGAGCGATGATGATTAGTGGCATGAACTTCGGACATGCAAGGGTGTCCGACTGGGGGATGGGACACTTCCCGAAGCTGGCGCCGCAGAGGATTGCTGATTTGGGCTGCGGCGGCGGAAGAAATGCTGCGGAGCTGCTGAAACGATATACGAAAGCTATTGTGACTGCGGTAGATTATTCTCCGCTGTCTGTAAAGAAGGCGAAGGCATATAACCGGGAACATATCGAGGCGGGCAGATGCATCGTGCAGGAGGGCGACGTCGCGGCGCTGGATCTTCCGGACGAAGCCTTCGATCTGGCGACGGCGTTTGAGACGATTTATTTCTGGCCGGGGCCGGAGGAGTGTTTTCGGGAAGTGCGTCGGATTCTGAAACATGGCGGATATTTTATGATCGTCAACGAATCGGATGGAACGGATGCGGAAAGTTTGAAATATGAGAAGATCATTGAGGGAATGAAGAACTATACGCTTCCGCAGATCACAGAATATCTGCAAAAAGCTGGTTTCACAGAGGTTTGGGACGTTCATCACAGCGAGAAGCCGTGGATCGTCGTGGCGGCAAAGAAATAAACGCTATGATATCAAGCTGTGCCTATAAGCTGAAAAAGATACCGAAGCACTTCTTTATCTAAAAGCAGACATTCGGCGCTTTGGGGATGCAGTGCCGGAATTCTGAGTCTGAGTTTGACATTTCAGCAAAACCGAGTTTTTCAGCGACGAATGAATTAGCGGCGTTACAACAGATCCGCGCTCTTTATGACGTATTCGACTCCGGAAAGTATCGTGAGCAGCACGGCGACCCACATCACTGCCATTGCGAACGGTATGCCGAAGAGGAGCATGATTATTCCTATTATCTGCGTGACGGTCTTCAGCTTGCCTCCCTTGGACGCCGCGATCACGACGCCCTCTGACGCGGCGACCATGCGCAGCCCAGAGACGATGAACTCGCGCGAGACGATGACGACGACCATCCACGCGGGGAAGCGGTGCAGCTCTACTAGCGACGTAAGCACCGCTATTACGAGAATCTTATCCGCTATAGGGTCGATGAACTTCCCCATATTCGTTACGAGGTTGCGCTTGCGCGCGATATAGCCGTCCGCCGCGTCAGTAAGCGAGGCGATGATGAAGACGATGCCGGCTATGATATCCCCGACGTTGGCGCCCTCGATAGAGCCGAACTGTGTGCGGAGCGTTAGAAATACCAGTATCACGGGAGCGAGGAAGACCCGGGAAAGGCTCAGTATATTCGGCAGATTCCAAGGCGACTGCTTTGATGACATAAAAATAATTCTCCTTCTCATTCTTTTGCCGTTGAAGTCCGCGCGGTTCGCGGCGTCGGAACATACGTATTTATAACATATAATTCGCCTTTCCGCACGGTCGAGAGAGAATTTTGTGCGCTTCGCCGACGGCGCCGGCAAATTTCCGCCGCGCCGCGCGAGGCGTGCGAAAATTTTCAGCGCGGCGCGCGCGGGGAATCGTTTTTTTCTCCGCGGATGAAGACTTTCACCTCTTCCCCGCGCGCCCTTCCGCCCTTCAGCGACGAGAGCATGCCGAGCACCACGCCGCGGACGAAGTCGGCGATGAAATCCTTCATCGGAAGCTCGCGGCCGCCGACGAACACCGACGAGCTCCTGTAATTTCCTCCGCGCACGAGCCCCGCTAACTTTTTTGCGATCAGCGCTTCGTCGCCCGCGCCGAAGCGCGCCGCTCCGTCGCCGGGGCGCTTTCTGTCGTAGAGCATGAAGACGCCCTTGACGCCGCCGGGGCGCGGCGTTTCGCTTTCCACCCATATCTTCGGAAGGTCGAGATATTTTCCCCCTTCGAGAATCACGATTTCGCAGTCCGGAAAATATTTCGATACGATATATTCCTGCGACATATCTCTGCGCGATTCTTCGGCGCGCAGCCCATCGTCTCCCCACAGCACCGCCGTGACGCCCGCGCCGCGCAGCTTCGACGTGTCGGGGCCCTCCGCGTCCAAGGCGTCCTCCGAGGTCCTTTTGATGTATCCGGTGCGCACGCCGAGACGCGCAAGCTCTTCGATAAGCCTGCGGCAGAGCGTCGTCTTTCCGCTGTTTTTGAAGCCAGAGACGGCTATCGTTCTAATCATTTTTTATCTCCTCTTTCTCTTTTCGGATAATTTTCACAGGGCGTTTTTATTATGCTGTGGTATATTTCGAGCAGAAAGAGGGCGAGCGAAAGAATCAGCGGCCCGACGAAAACGCCGAGGAAGCCCCACGCGTAAAGCCCGCCGAAGAGCCCGACGAAGATTACGAGCATGTGGATTTTGCTGCCCTCGGATATGAAGAAGGGTTTTATGAAATTGTCGATCGAACTGACGACTAAAAGCCCCCAGATAAGCAATATCGCGCAGCCCGAATAATCTCCGCGCAGGAAAAGCACTATCGAGGCAGGGATCCAGATCGAAGGCGTGCCGACAAACGGTATCATCGCCGTTATGAACATGCAGAAACCGAAAAATACCGGATGCGATAGCCCGACGTACCACCAGCCTAGGCCTCCGAGCGTCCCCTGTATAGCCGCCGTCATTATGATGCCGAAGACGACGGCCTTCAGCATCACGGCGGTGCGCTCGATGAAGCCTCTGCGCTCTTCTTCAGGCAGCGGCAGCAGGTCGCTTGCGAAGTCGAGCATCCTGCTCCCGTCGCGCACGAGGAAGAAAGAGGTGATCGCGACCATCAGGACGATGAAGAAGAGCCCGAGCAGGCTTTCGAAAATGCGGCTCGAAACGGCCGTGAGGAACGAAGTCACGTAGCGCGCGTTGTCTTTGATCAGGGCGTCGACGAAGGGCAGTTCGGATATCAGGTCGAATTTGTCTATGAGGCGCCCGACCACGGGCAGCGTCTTTATCGAGGCGAGCATCTCGGCGTACGACGCCATCGTGAAGCCGCTTTCCATCAGGTCTCTGCTTATGCGGATGGCCTCCTTCGTCACGAATATCGAAAGCAGCGTGATAGGCAGAACCATAAACACAAGGATGACGCCGGTGCTTATCGCCGCCGCGACGTTCTGAAACCTTCCGCGGAAGACGCGCGAGTGAAGATATTTATATACGGGGTAAGCGAAGTAGGAGAAGAGTATCGACCACGCCAAGGGTACCGCGAGCGGCCTGACTATATGCCATGAGATCATCGCGAAGAAAGCGAGCAGGACGATCATCGGGATAAGGCTCGTGCGGATTTTTTTTGCAGCGACAGCGTATTTGTCTATGTACACCGGTACTCCTCCAAGCGTGGCATCTTACGATAAGTATAATTCTTTTTCCGCGCTGCCGCCATAAAATTTCGCGCGCCCGGCTTGCGGCGGAGAAGAATGCACGCCGCTTGCCAGCCGCATGCCTTTTCTGTTAATATATATCTGCCCTGGCACGGACAGCGCGTCAACATAACCTGCCTGAGCCGGAGGAAATAGGGCGCGACAGGCCCGGAACGGAGTGATTTGAATGATAGAGAAAGAAAAGAAACAGGCGATCATCGAAGAGTACAAGACCCACGAAGCCGACACGGGGTCGACCGAAGTCCAGGTGGCCATCCTCACGGCGCGCATCCGCGAGCTGACGGAGCATATGAAGGTCCATCAGAAGGACTTCCACAGCCGTCGCGGGCTCCTCATCATGGTAGGCAAGCGCCGTCGTCTTCTGCAATATCTTAAGAGCAGAGACTTCAACCGTTATCAGACGCTTATTCAGAGGCTAGGCCTGCGTCATTGATTTTCTGCGAATTTCGAAAAGATCGGTAATTCAGCTGGCGAAAGGGATATTCCTTTCGCCATTTTTTTGTTTTTTGTGCTATCCTTCTTAATGATGAATAAAACGGGAGGAAGAAAATGAAAAAGATTTATGAACTTGATTTTTACGGCAAGAAGATGTCCTTTGAGGTAGGGCGTCTCGCAAAGCAGGCGAACGCGGCCGTCCTCGCCAGGCACGGCGACACGGCCCTGCTCGTGACCTCGGTGCTTGCCGAAAAGGCGCGCGAGGGGATGGATTTTTTCCCTCTGCTCGTCGATTATGAAGAGCGCTACTATTCGGCTGGGAAGGTTCCCGGCGGATACATCAAGCGCGAAGGACGCCCTTCGGAATCCGCTATCTTGAGCGGACGCATGATCGACCGCTCGATTCGTTCGCTCTTTCCCGAGTGGATGAGGAACGACGTACACGTCGTGGCGACGGTGATGTCCGTCGATCAGAAAAATCCCGCGAACATACTTGGAATCAACGGCGCCTCATTCGCGCTCGCTATCTCCGATATACCCTGGGACGGCCCGATAGGCGCGGTAAGAATCGGTTGTCTCGACGGCAAACTCGTAGTCAACCCCGACGAATCCGACCTTCCGAGAAGCACCCTCGACCTCGTCGTCGCCGGCCACAAGGGCGGCATCACGATGGTCGAGGCGGGGGCGAAAGAAGTCTCTGAAGAGCTGCTGGTCGACGCTATGGAACTCGCCTCTGAAGCGGTGCGCAAAATCGTCGAATTCATCGAAGGCGCCGTCACCGAGATAGGCAAGGAGAAAGTTCAGCTGCCGGTCCCCGAGGTCATAAAAGAGATAGACGATTGGATGAGGGAAAATCTCACGGACGAAATCTACGAAGCCGTGCAGATAAACCAGAAACAGCCGAGGGGCGCCGCGATCGCGGCGGCACAGCAGAGGGCCGAGGAGCGATTCGCCGAAGAGTATCCCGATTCGCCGAAGTACATCGCTGGCGTGATGGA encodes the following:
- the plsY gene encoding glycerol-3-phosphate 1-O-acyltransferase PlsY, with translation MTALIWCFVGYLAGSCPVGFLATKFVAKKDIRTFGSGNIGATNVGRLMGKKWAVATALFDMLKGGAAVLAASLFTDGSDALLALVGVCAVLGHNFPVWLGFKGGKGVATTFGVIAFYDFFMPLPALLGGAVWYVVMKTTRYVSVASIAGLFASAVFTACFGMPRPYTLASFALALLSAWRHRANIARLREGTEAKVKS
- a CDS encoding zinc ribbon domain-containing protein, with the translated sequence MAFLDLEKMLSKGISRAVEQAIKNKVLEAVMPKRQKGSVRKRVAEDEYMREARAAENRLEEEYRPAKRKGAERGSEAAPSSKSVKLCQKCGTLSPKKMKFCPECGTRLPDETLYEQNVAARPSCPLCGAFVEPGTKFCPECGAEILRAKNGEAAAVPGWPPKYAVFPKWSLGGRVECEELSDGLHVTLEPAGYDEFEAYRYSALDAGFRPKVREGVGECLWRVSDGRRYEICGSCDEKAGNVSLLFSISE
- a CDS encoding class I SAM-dependent methyltransferase; translation: MWLFKKFVGNTRKPEGFLGAMMISGMNFGHARVSDWGMGHFPKLAPQRIADLGCGGGRNAAELLKRYTKAIVTAVDYSPLSVKKAKAYNREHIEAGRCIVQEGDVAALDLPDEAFDLATAFETIYFWPGPEECFREVRRILKHGGYFMIVNESDGTDAESLKYEKIIEGMKNYTLPQITEYLQKAGFTEVWDVHHSEKPWIVVAAKK
- the pgsA gene encoding CDP-diacylglycerol--glycerol-3-phosphate 3-phosphatidyltransferase, yielding MSSKQSPWNLPNILSLSRVFLAPVILVFLTLRTQFGSIEGANVGDIIAGIVFIIASLTDAADGYIARKRNLVTNMGKFIDPIADKILVIAVLTSLVELHRFPAWMVVVIVSREFIVSGLRMVAASEGVVIAASKGGKLKTVTQIIGIIMLLFGIPFAMAVMWVAVLLTILSGVEYVIKSADLL
- a CDS encoding molybdopterin-guanine dinucleotide biosynthesis protein B, which gives rise to MIRTIAVSGFKNSGKTTLCRRLIEELARLGVRTGYIKRTSEDALDAEGPDTSKLRGAGVTAVLWGDDGLRAEESRRDMSQEYIVSKYFPDCEIVILEGGKYLDLPKIWVESETPRPGGVKGVFMLYDRKRPGDGAARFGAGDEALIAKKLAGLVRGGNYRSSSVFVGGRELPMKDFIADFVRGVVLGMLSSLKGGRARGEEVKVFIRGEKNDSPRAPR
- a CDS encoding AI-2E family transporter; the protein is MYIDKYAVAAKKIRTSLIPMIVLLAFFAMISWHIVRPLAVPLAWSILFSYFAYPVYKYLHSRVFRGRFQNVAAAISTGVILVFMVLPITLLSIFVTKEAIRISRDLMESGFTMASYAEMLASIKTLPVVGRLIDKFDLISELPFVDALIKDNARYVTSFLTAVSSRIFESLLGLFFIVLMVAITSFFLVRDGSRMLDFASDLLPLPEEERRGFIERTAVMLKAVVFGIIMTAAIQGTLGGLGWWYVGLSHPVFFGFCMFITAMIPFVGTPSIWIPASIVLFLRGDYSGCAILLIWGLLVVSSIDNFIKPFFISEGSKIHMLVIFVGLFGGLYAWGFLGVFVGPLILSLALFLLEIYHSIIKTPCENYPKRERGDKK
- the rpsO gene encoding 30S ribosomal protein S15; translation: MIEKEKKQAIIEEYKTHEADTGSTEVQVAILTARIRELTEHMKVHQKDFHSRRGLLIMVGKRRRLLQYLKSRDFNRYQTLIQRLGLRH